The Brachyhypopomus gauderio isolate BG-103 chromosome 12, BGAUD_0.2, whole genome shotgun sequence genome window below encodes:
- the tdrd5 gene encoding tudor domain-containing protein 5: protein MMQDQILSALKKDLRSLLISAKHGLTPDQLKRDYHSMLGRPVPLKPLGFRSILDMVKEMPDVVKLDYAVDGSVLLKGIGDETTKGIEELVSKQHDHKSKSSRKAGLGGFPCRYASRPHPLVLPRRGHAPATVPAQLRAQLRQLLSHGPVRLSELETRYAACFGRPLLVTHYGFYSIAEMLTAASDLIVVRQTRAGSYLILKVAVTSVRHMPTIRTTPPERPTRLINSSPTSVQKENLVPSNIKGSGKCSRQVPAAKVQQTEPAEPAPEPQRTFEKSIAKLEQELRQGMLESGDGSTVSEELKEKLQKVVAGHCQGLAIHDLPLEYKKVYGEDLPVAQCGFLSVTEMVGALSDTFYLQPGPKHGANHLLIKDLKQNGAEPAFSQSESGPCAESLNPSSKGHYFTSSTSAWEQKDVGGVTLGLSESEIRISNKTVLQMTSVFPLASVGCEDGPVVPLDVLRCQKLKQPTRRAERELVPVLVEWTESPGRFCIRFSGNQEARALENMTFEMRSFYTCPDVTERYLLPDAFVRPGQVCCVAPRDVWFYRVVILQLLSATQVEVYYVDFGDHGSVNRSSLRFLKSCYAELPAQAVPSVLAGAKPLKGVWTKDATAAFQKLCYERTLVAAVHSYQDDILLLFLCDTHTEEDVYIHRALQTEGHATACSPASTPIFWQFNPVTCYLGEGQLEEVNEYIPKEGAPSADDHSPELRPQPQPSTTLTDAEEKHQPGKGEDGLPHLPELEFIDANPGETANPFGALVETCSPTFGNWDHGWTDRNIGDDAPDSGTKCGEDSSKAASPSLAPHAGPSSEARPLAVHEQRSELAQERRGSEEPVSTLRALSLHTPGLIRSSDCANVCGEERVDGPPTRLMFPSCFSSAGRRLGLDALLLGRSFPLCLGSSARMAAGSGLLHRSPPRATPARPPLTSTTRVPAWDGLVDGTVSCTLQF from the exons ATGATGCAAGATCAGATCCTCTCTGCTCTGAAGAAGGACCTACGGTCCCTGCTGATTTCGGCTAAGCATGGTCTGACTCCCGATCAGCTTAAAAGGGACTATCACAGTATGCTGGGACGTCCTGTACCCCTCAAGCCTCTGGGTTTTCGCAGTATATTGGACATGGTCAAAGAAATGCCTGATGTTGTAAAGTTGGACTACGCTGTTGATGGCAGTGTATTGTTAAAAG GAATTGGAGATGAAACCACGAAGGGGATCGAAGAGCTCGTCTCCAAGCAGCATGACCACAAATCTAAGTCCTCAAGAAAGGCTGGATTGGGCGGCTTCCCGTGCCGTTACGCCTCTCGTCCACACCCATTGGTGCTCCCTCGCAGAGGCCACGCCCCTGCCACTGTCCCTGCCCAGCTGCGCGCGCAGCTCAGGCAGCTGCTGTCGCACGGCCCTGTGAGGCTGTCCGAGCTGGAGACGCGCTATGCCGCCTGCTTTGGCCGCCCGCTCCTGGTCACGCACTATGGTTTCTACTCCATTGCTGAGATGCTGACCGCGGCCTCGGACCTGATTGTTGTGAGGCAGACTCGCGCGGGATCTTACCTCATCCTGAAGGTGGCAGTCACGTCTGTAAGACACATGCCCACAATCCGGACCACTCCTCCAGAGAGGCCCACAAGGTTGATAAACTCCTCTCCTACCTCAG TTCAGAAAGAAAATTTAGTGCCCAGCAACATTAAGGGGAGCGGAAAGTGCAGCAGGCAGGTTCCAGCGGCCAAAGTGCAGCAAACAGAACCTGCAGAACCTGCTCCAGAACCTCAGAGGACGTTTGAGAAGTCTATTGCAAAG CTTGAACAGGAGCTCAGACAGGGGATGCTGGAGAGTGGGGACGGCAGCACGGTCAGCGAGGAGCTGAAGGAGAAGCTCCAGAAG GTGGTGGCGGGGCACTGCCAGGGGTTGGCCATTCACGACCTTCCGTTGGAGTACAAG AAAGTGTATGGGGAGGATTTGCCTGTGGCTCAGTGTGGCTTCCTTAGTGTGACTGAGATGGTTGGAGCCCTCAGTGACACCTTCTACCTGCAGCCTGGGCCCAAGCATGGAGCGAACCACCTGCTCATAAAGGATCTCAAACAGAATGGTGCTGAACCAG CCTTTTCCCAAAGTGAAAGTGGCCCGTGTGCAGAGTCGCTGAACCCTTCCAGCAAGGGTCACTACTTCACCAGCTCTACATCGGCCTGGGAGCAGAAGGACGTGGGCGGCGTGACCCTGGGCTTGTCAGAGTCCGAGATCAGGATCTCCAACAAGACCGTCCTTCAG ATGACAAGTGTTTTCCCGCTGGCGTCGGTGGGCTGTGAGGACGGCCCGGTCGTGCCCCTGGATGTGCTGCGATGCCAGAAACTGAAGCAGCCCACTCGCAGGGCGGAGCGGGAGCTGGTGCCCGTCCTGGTGGAGTGGACCGAGTCGCCCGGACGCTTCTGCATTCGCTTCAGCGGGAACCAGGAGGCCAGGGCTTTGGAGAACATGACTTTTGAAATGAG GAGCTTTTACACCTGCCCCGACGTGACTGAGCGCTACCTCCTCCCAGACGCATTTGTGCGCCCTGGCCAGGTGTGCTGCGTGGCTCCCAGAGACGTGTGGTTCTACCGGGTGGTGATCCTCCAGCTCCTCAGTGCCACCCAAGTGGAGGTGTACTACGTGGACTTTGGAGACCATGGAAGTGTAAACAGGAGCAGCCTCAGATTCCTCAA GTCGTGTTATGCCGAGCTCCCTGCGCAAGCGGTTCCGTCCGTGCTTGCTGGAGCCAAGCCCCTCAAG GGCGTTTGGACCAAAGATGCGACAGCTGCTTTCCAGAAGTTGTGCTATGAGCGCACCCTAGTGGCAGCAGTCCACAGCTACCAGGACGACATCCTGCTGCTCTTCCTGTGCGATACCCACACAGAGGAGGACGTCTACATACACAGGGCCCTTCAGACGGAGGGCCACGCCACTGCCTGTTCCCCTGCTAGCACACCG atttttTGGCAGTTCAACCCTGTCACATGTTATCTTGGAGAGGGCCAGTTGGAGGAAGTAAACGAATATATCCCAAAAGAAGGGGCTCCTTCTGCGGACGACCACAGCCCTGAGCTCCGGCCCCAGCCACAACCCTCCACA ACTCTAACGGACGCGGAGGAGAAGCACCAGCCTGGGAAAGGGGAGGACGGCCTTCCTCACCTTCCTGAGCTGGAGTTCATCGACGCAAACCCG GGTGAAACGGCTAATCCGTTTGGGGCTCTGGTGGAAACGTGCTCGCCCACTTTCGGTAACTGGGATCACGGATGGACTGACCGAAACATCGGAGATGACGCGCCTGATTCTGGCACCAAGTGTGGGGAGGACAGTTCGAAA GCTGCATCACCATCGTTGGCTCCGCACGCCGGCCCGTCGTCGGAAGCTCGGCCTCTCGCTGTCCACGAGCAGCGGTCCGAACTGGCCCAAGAGCGAAGAGGGTCCGAAGAGCCTGTTTCCACCCTGCGTGCCCTCAGCCTCCACACTCCAGGACTGATCCGGAGCAGTGACTGCGCAA ACGTCTGTGGCGAGGAGCGGGTCGACGGGCCGCCCACCCGGCTCATGTTCCCATCGTGCTTCAGCAGCGCCGGGCGCAGACTGGGCCTCGACGCCCTCCTCCTCGGCCGCTCCTTCCCGCTCTGCCTGGGGTCGTCCGCCCGCATGGCTGCCGGCTCCGGCCTCCTGCACCGGAGCCCCCCCCGCGCGACCCCTGCACGGCCTCCCCTGACCTCCACCACCAGAGTGCCAGCGTGGGACGGCCTGGTGGACGGTACAGTTTCCTGTACGCTGCAGTTCTGA
- the fam163ab gene encoding protein FAM163A, whose protein sequence is MTAGTVVITGGILAAVILLCIIVVLCYCRLQYYCCKKDGSDPDSASCSQTQLARDLSSPLRVDAAGLGPLPLSPRSAPPTAFCPACSPYGSSLYIRTPGEACNGAMRIGYTPAHHDSLSLSLTLPSTHGALPNSHTLPDFYCSTRAISTEV, encoded by the exons ATGACAGCGGGAACTGTTGTCATTACTGGAGGAATACTCGCAGCAGTGATCCTGCTGTGTATCATCGTGGTGCTGTGCTACTGTCGTCTTCAG tattaCTGCTGTAAGAAGGATGGGTCCGATCCGGACTCTGCGTCTTGCTCACAGACCCAGTTGGCCCGTGACCTCAGCAGCCCTCTCCGGGTGGACGCCGCTGGACTCGGCCCGCTGCCCCTGTCGCCCAGATCGGCTCCGCCCACCGCCTTCTGTCCCGCCTGCTCGCCCTATGGCTCCTCCCTCTACATCCGCACGCCGGGCGAGGCGTGCAACGGGGCCATGCGCATCGGCTACACGCCCGCCCACCACGACAGCTTGTCCCTGTCCCTCACGCTGCCGTCCACGCATGGCGCCCTGCCGAACTCTCACACCCTGCCGGACTTCTACTGCAGCACACGCGCCATCAGCACCGAGGTCTGA